In Cryptococcus deuterogattii R265 chromosome 4, complete sequence, a genomic segment contains:
- a CDS encoding vesicle-associated membrane protein 7, whose amino-acid sequence MSLIHALIARGTTVLAEHATGTAELKPAAQITILSKIPPNNSKLTYVWQDRLIHYVSSNGVIYLVMADDSVGRRMPFAFLAELERRFTAQYESDDIVSAGTHSLEEFEPELARLMHQYTSSPPADPLRQAQSDLNNVKDIMVQNIDSILQRGERLDLLVDKTDTLAGQAYAFRRGARSVRRQQWWKNMRIMALSGVVGLLLLYLFIAQFCGASLGHCRS is encoded by the exons ATGTCCCTCATACACGCCCTCATCGCCCGCGGCACCACCGTCCTTGCAGAGCATGCAACCGGCACAGCAGAGCTCAAACCAG CTGCCCAGATAACAATCCTCTCAAAGATACCTCCGAATAACTCCAAGCTTACTT ACGTTTGGCAAGATCGTCTCATTCACTATGTATCCTCAAACGGCGTCATCTACCTCGTAATGGCCGATGATTCTGTTGGTAGACGGATGCCTTTTGCATTCCTTGCAGAACTGGAGCGAAGA TTCACTGCTCAATATGAGAGCGACGATATTGTCTCAGCAGGGACTCACTCTTTGGAAGAATTCGAACCAGAGCTTGCCAGG TTGATGCACCAATATACCTCGTCTCCGCCGGCTGATCCTCTCCGCCAAGCTCAGTCAGATCTCAATAATGT CAAGGACATCATGGTTCAGAATATCGATTCTATTCTCCAACGCGGCGAACGTTTGGACCTCCTAGTGGACAAGACAGATACCCTTGCAGGACAAGCATATGCTTTTAGACGTGGAGCGCGATCAGTACGGAGACAACaatggtggaagaacaTGCGAATTATGGCTCTATCCGGTGTTGTTGGCCTT TTGCTTCTGTATCTCTTCATCGCTCAGTTCTGCGGCGCCTCACTTGGACACTGTCGCAGTTAG
- a CDS encoding 26S proteasome non-ATPase regulatory subunit 14, whose protein sequence is MEGLQRLLQGGRGMGMGGAAGGQTVVADNGETVHISALALLKMLKHGRAGVPMEVMGLMLGEFVDDYTISCVDVFAMPQSGTTVTVESVDHVFQTKMLDMLKQTGRPEMVVGWYHSHPGFGCWLSSVDVNTQQSFEQLHPRAVAVVIDPIQSVRGKVVIDAFRSINPAALATGQESRQTTSNIGHLNKPSIQALIHGLNRHYYSLAIDYKKTEAEQGMLLNLHKRGWTEGLKMKDFEEMEQGSQKAIENMLNLAVAYTKSVQEESTMTEEQLKTRHVGKLDPKRHLSEAAEKAMEDQVIQSLAMGVLAEL, encoded by the exons ATGGAAGGACTTCAAAGGCTGCTTCAAGGAGGGCGAGGTATGGGCATGGGCGGCGCAGCTGGCGGTCAGACTGTAGTAGCGgacaa TGGCGAAACAGTGCATATTTCTGCCCTGGCTTTGTTGAAG ATGCTAAAACATGGCCGGGCGGGCGTTCCAATGGAAGTTATGGGTTTGATGTTGGGCGAGTTCGTGGACGATTATACG ATCTCGTGTGTCGATGTTTTCGCCATGCCTCAGAGTGGTACTACCGTGACTGTCGAGTCCGTTGACCACGTCTTCCAAACCAAAATGTTGGACATGCTGAAACAGACTGGGCG ACCTGAAATGGTCGTCGGCTGGTACCATTCTCACCCAGGTTTCGGTTGTTGGTTGTCGAGCGTTGATGTCAACACACAGCAA TCATTCGAGCAACTTCATCCTCGTGCAGTGGCAGTTGTGATCGATCCTATTCAATCCGTACGAGGCAAGGTCGTCATCGACGCTTTCCGATCGATCAATCCTGCTGCCCTTGCCACTGGACAGGAATCACGACAAACAACTAGCAATATTGGTCACTTGAACAAGCCCAGTATCCAAGCGTTGATTCATGGTCTCAACAGGCATTATTACA GCTTGGCAATTGACTACAAAAAGACGGAAGCTGAGCAAGGAATGTTATTGAATCTGCATAAGCGGGGTTGGACGGAAgggttgaagatgaaggactttgaggagatggagcaAGGGAGCCAAAAGGCCATTGAA AACATGCTCAACCTTGCTGTTGCCTACACCAAATCCGTACAAGAGGAATCTACCATGACTGAGGAGCAACTGAAGACACGGCATGTTGGCAAATTGGATCCCAAGCGACATTTGTCGGAGGCAGCTGAAAAGGCTATGGAAGATCAAGTAATTCAAAGTCTGGCCATGGGAGTTTTGGCCGAGTTGTAG
- a CDS encoding protein SPT2, whose product MSEYQALKARALEMQREKEEAMKRELAAKQEREKQLAREQEERRKRLEEASKEARRRELMRAHEELNRKAGGAGNSASQADYDPFAEDVKPIATSNTSKPFARSGLPKATKAALNKPASSPSAKAGTSNKSGNSKTGTSAKGSSPPLAAVLGRKEKAARLFAQKAKKSAAESLFSVRSLVESREPAQAPITPRAGPSLVASTSMKTQMRGKTNAGGRNAAVRSRLMMNGKEELRKLCPDRDIRDRRSIDEISRDLKAKRLLTDESSSQKNTRPLTASMSNLSIPPSKAREKRPISNPPSQKTRRYSLDESTDSESDSLPSSRAKRHPKKRSRSPPNHLSEPSAAFISAEIQALFRRPGRPQPKYADDFSDASSDDMEAGLSDVEVEERRAAKIARLEDEAAEREEREHKLRKEALKKQRLKGGRA is encoded by the exons ATGTCTGAA TACCAAGCGCTTAAGGCCCGAGCGTTGGAGATGcagcgagagaaggaggaggcgatGAAAAGGGAGCTGGCTGCAAAacaagaaagggagaagcaACTTGCTCgtgaacaagaagag CGACGGAAGCGGCTGGAAGAAGCATCCAAGGAAGCTCGTCGGCGGGAATTAATGCGTGCACATGAGGAACTAAATCGCAAGGCGGGTGGCGCAGGGAACAGTGCGTCCCAAGCAGACTATGACCCATTTGCGGAGGACGTGAAGCCTATTGCTACATCAAACACATCTAAA CCGTTTGCCCGAAGTGGTCTCCCGAAGGCTACTAAGGCTGCTTTGAACAAACCTGCGTCATCGCCGTCAGCAAAGGCAGGCACCAGTAATAAATCAGGAAATTCAAAAACTGGAACATCTGCAAAAGGCTCGTCCCCACCACTCGCAGCTGTGTTAGGTCGCAAAGAAAAGGCTGCTCGCCTTTTTGCTCAGAAGGCCAAAAAATCTGCAGCGGAGAGCCTTTTCTCAGTCCGGTCCCTCGTGGAATCGCGCGAACCTGCACAGGCACCAATTACACCACGTGCAGGGCCATCTCTAGTTGCTTCTACCTCCATGAAGACCCAgatgagaggaaagacgAATGCGGGCGGACGGAACGCCGCTGTGCGGTCTCGGCTTATGatgaatggaaaagaagaattgaGGAAACTCTGTCCTGACCGGGATATCAGGGACAGGAGGAGTATTGATGAGATTTCCAGAGATCTTAAAGCAAAGCGCTTATTGACAGACGAGTCTTCCTCCCAGAAGAATACAAGGCCCCTCACGGCCAGTATGTCCAACTTATCGATTCCGCCGTCTAAAGCTCGTGAAAAGCGACCTATATCAAATCCACCTTCACAGAAAACGCGTCGCTATTCCCTTGATGAGTCTACAGATTCTGAGTCTGATTCGCTCCCCTCTTCGCGAGCTAAACGTCACCCTAAAAAGCGATCGCGCTCACCGCCCAATCACCTTTCAGAACCTTCTGCAGCCTTCATCTCTGCTGAGATTCAGGCTTTGTTCCGAAGACCTGGTCGTCCACAGCCCAAGTATGCAGACGATTTCAGCGATGCCTCCAGCGATGACATGGAGGCTGGTTTGAGCGATGTTGAAgtagaagagaggagagcggCGAAGATTGCACgattggaagatgaagctgccgagagggaggagagagaacataagttgaggaaagaagcattaaagaagcagagattgaagggtggaagggCTTAG
- a CDS encoding N-acyl-phosphatidylethanolamine-hydrolyzing phospholipase D: MLAPTVAKIPPTIDLPRDHHGPPAKPLPSSQRPATPKYFRNPWPSYRTASVWDAYQAYQRGASIAPHPSVFQGSRFFNVDEPYSDQDEDDYESEPIWTESDSIKKRKIYIRPEFSDVRPGDEKDDWRDPPVELVEPDWGGNSKAGERVTWLGHAGVLVQIPWRIMDQQQNSRGGASCGIIFDPIFSYRCSPTQYMGPARYMDPPCSVSMLPEIHVCCISHDHYDHLDYNTIMDLWKYHQATIHFFVPIGLKQWFTASGIPSHRVTELDWWREAIVSFEASPDVDYDPHYPPDDNKNEEKVAEDLTEIDTSALTLKIAFTPAQHRSGRSVLDHMTTLWGSWCVGVVETADAGKVLERGMNDWKGFKIYFGGDTGYRYASAPEGDPNAICPAFQQIADLYSPFSLALLPLSTGSSLPFLRTVLSLSLDQYILTSSLHCSPADSLDIHLIIKSERTLGIHWGTFCDADEARGTRVDFGRCRRLYGVSREWDTIEAEKGRFVLSDIGQTLVFPTTIDGN, translated from the exons ATGCTCGCACCCACCGTGGCCAAGATACCTCCTACTATAGATCTTCCAAGAGACCACCACGGGCCACCCGCGAAGCCCCTCCCCAGCTCTCAGAGACCAGCCACACCCAAGTACTTTCGCAACCCATGGCCTTCATACAGAACAGCCTCCGTCTGGGACGCCTATCAAGCCTACCAGCGTGGGGCATCTATtgctcctcatccttctgtATTCCAGGGAAGCCGATTTTTTAATGTGGACGAGCCATATAGTGAtcaggatgaagatgactaTGAAAGTGAACCAATCTGGACAGAATCTGATTctatcaagaagaggaaaatcTACATTCGGCCAGAATTTTCAGACGTCAGGCCGGGAGACGAGAAAGATGACTGGAGGGACCCACCTGTGGAGTTGGTGGAGCCAGACTGGGGCGGAAATTCGAAGGCGGGAGAGAGAGTCACATGGCTGGGGCATGCCGGTGTGTTGGTGCAGATACCATGGAGGATCATGGATCAGCAGCAAAACAGTAGAGGTGGGGCTAGTTGCGGAATAATATTCGATCCTATATTTTCATACAG ATGCTCGCCCACTCAGTACATGGGCCCTGCAAGATACATGGACCCACCCTGCTCTGTTTCTATGCTACCGGAAATACATGTTTGTTGTATCTCCCACGATCATT ATGACCATCTGGACTACAATACTATAATGGATTTGTGGAAGTATCATCAGGCCACTATTCACTTCTTTGTGCCAATAG GCCTCAAACAATGGTTTACGGCTTCTGGCATACCATCTCATAGAGTGACAGAACTGGACTGGTGGCGCGAAGCCATCGTATCGTTTGAGGCTTCTCCAGATGTCGATTATGATCCCCATTATCCTCCTGACGATAATAAGAACGAGGAAAAAGTAGCAGAAGACCTCACTGAGATAGATACATCAGCACTTACCTTGAAGATCGCATTCACACCTGCTCAACACCGCTCCGGTAGAAGTGTACTTGACCACATGACGACCTTATGGGGAAGCTGGTGTGTAGGTGTTGTTGAAACAGCCGATGCTGGTAAAGTTTTGGAAAGGGGAATGAATGACTGGAAGGGGTTTAAAATCTATTTTGGAGG AGACACTGGATACCGCTATGCAAGTGCCCCCGAAGGCGATCCTAACGCCATTTGTCCTGCCTTTCAGC AAATTGCCGATCTCTACTCACCATTCAGTCTggctctccttcctctttcaactGGATCATcgcttcctttcctccgtACGGTTTTATCGTTGTCTTTAGATCAGTATATTCTTACTTCATCCCTTCACTGCTCACCAGCAGATTCACTTGACATACACCTCATCATTAAAAGTGAGAGAACATTGGGTATACATTGGGGGACGTTCTGTGACGCAGATGAGGCGAGAGGAACAAGAGTAGACTTTGGAAGATGTCGCAGATTATACGGTGTGAGCCGAGAATGGGATACAATTGAGGCCGAGAAGGGAAGATTTGTCCTAAGTGACATAGGCCAGACGCTTGTTTTCCCAACCACCATAGATGGTAATTAG